A single region of the Synechococcus sp. HK05 genome encodes:
- a CDS encoding DUF1651 domain-containing protein — protein MCIPSEQAIKLWRKRLAEGWKPCTPQWQPPPPLEPRSGR, from the coding sequence GTGTGCATACCCAGCGAGCAGGCAATCAAGCTCTGGCGCAAGCGTCTGGCTGAGGGCTGGAAACCTTGCACGCCGCAATGGCAACCACCGCCACCGCTGGAGCCGAGATCGGGCCGCTAA
- a CDS encoding DMT family transporter: MRLHADSQARGQWAGLIAAVLFGCSAPVISTLTHAGSALSLAGLLYGGAALVLWPLRMVQPTATQEAPVQPSDWKGLAALTLLGGVIGPLALVHGLARLPAASSSLLLNLETVFTLLIAVVIGKEHLGRRGLLAAALTLAGAAVLSGGSLAGSTWPGTALIALATLAWGIDNNISQRLSLRDPVQIASFKAIGAALPMLALAWTLGERFPAPAQMALVLLIGALGYGLSIWLDLLALRALGAAREAVIFATAPFVGALFSVVVLRNALTLPLAMAAGLMVAGVVLLLRDEHSHRHHHTAQRHHHRHRHDPSDPDPHHNHAHPSDAQLAYPGDRPYWHAHEHEHEELEHKHPHVSDAHHRHRHQ, from the coding sequence ATGCGCCTGCACGCTGATTCGCAGGCGCGAGGCCAGTGGGCCGGGCTGATCGCTGCCGTGCTGTTCGGTTGCAGTGCTCCAGTGATCAGCACGCTCACGCACGCAGGCTCGGCCCTCAGCCTGGCTGGGCTGCTCTATGGCGGTGCGGCCTTGGTGCTTTGGCCGCTGCGCATGGTGCAGCCCACCGCGACGCAGGAAGCCCCGGTGCAACCGAGCGATTGGAAGGGTTTGGCGGCGTTGACGTTGCTCGGCGGGGTGATCGGCCCTCTAGCCCTGGTGCATGGCCTGGCTCGGTTGCCCGCTGCCTCCAGTTCACTCCTGCTCAATCTGGAAACCGTGTTCACCTTGTTGATTGCTGTTGTGATCGGCAAGGAACATCTGGGCCGGCGTGGCCTGCTTGCCGCAGCACTCACCCTCGCCGGCGCCGCCGTGCTCTCAGGCGGATCGCTGGCAGGAAGCACCTGGCCTGGCACCGCATTGATCGCTCTGGCCACCCTCGCCTGGGGCATCGACAACAACATCAGCCAGCGGTTGTCGCTCCGGGACCCAGTGCAGATCGCCAGCTTCAAAGCGATCGGAGCAGCCCTACCGATGCTCGCGCTGGCGTGGACGCTGGGGGAGCGCTTTCCGGCGCCTGCCCAGATGGCTCTGGTGCTGCTGATTGGAGCGCTGGGCTATGGCCTCTCGATCTGGCTGGATCTGTTGGCATTGCGTGCCCTTGGTGCTGCCCGGGAAGCCGTGATCTTTGCCACGGCGCCCTTCGTTGGAGCGCTCTTCTCTGTGGTGGTGTTGCGAAACGCGCTCACCCTGCCATTGGCGATGGCCGCAGGACTGATGGTCGCCGGTGTGGTTCTGCTGCTCAGGGACGAGCACAGCCACAGGCATCACCACACGGCGCAGCGCCATCACCATCGCCACCGCCATGACCCGAGCGACCCAGATCCCCATCACAACCACGCCCATCCTTCCGACGCTCAACTGGCTTATCCAGGCGATCGGCCCTATTGGCATGCCCATGAACATGAGCACGAGGAGCTTGAGCACAAGCATCCCCACGTGAGCGACGCGCACCACCGTCACAGACACCAGTGA
- a CDS encoding efflux RND transporter periplasmic adaptor subunit: protein MTNTLARTLTRFTGKLDASPQKAWWIANRAVTLPVMFVAALLLAFGLGRHSRSPNSTTPQAASAQISGENRTIPLTEQQLRQAGLTLIRPELSTTIERPITGFVEAQVGARAQVGMPVTGQVMRLLVAPGQRVQAGTVLAEVRSPEAAAIRAEADGSAATAQSLEQQYQRALPMARQGALAWHELETRRIASVKARTDARSAQAKVRAIGSPTSAGVLQIRSPITGTVAALDASQGSVLQAGSDLAEITDTSGRELRFMVSPLLAANLQSDQVLRVKAGSQELRARVVAVAPDSASANRVMIVRATPVAGALPPAGTAVTAFALVPSSERQFTVPRQAVQLLNGEPVVYRYQRGSAQPLRVVLGPARSDQVEIVQGLQGGEQILSGNTAVLLQGDAPAR, encoded by the coding sequence ATGACCAACACCCTCGCAAGAACGCTCACCCGGTTCACCGGGAAGCTGGATGCCAGCCCGCAGAAGGCCTGGTGGATCGCCAACCGCGCTGTGACCTTGCCCGTCATGTTCGTGGCGGCATTGCTCCTCGCTTTCGGCCTGGGCCGCCACAGCCGATCACCGAACAGCACAACGCCGCAAGCCGCTTCGGCTCAGATTTCAGGTGAAAACCGAACCATTCCCCTCACGGAGCAGCAACTCCGCCAGGCGGGCTTGACGCTGATCCGGCCTGAACTGAGCACCACCATCGAGCGGCCGATCACCGGATTTGTGGAGGCCCAGGTGGGTGCACGCGCCCAGGTGGGGATGCCGGTGACTGGTCAGGTGATGCGCTTGCTCGTGGCTCCGGGACAAAGGGTGCAGGCCGGAACAGTGCTGGCCGAGGTGCGTAGCCCGGAGGCGGCAGCGATCCGCGCTGAAGCCGACGGCTCCGCCGCCACGGCGCAGTCGCTGGAGCAGCAGTATCAGCGGGCCCTGCCGATGGCCCGCCAGGGTGCCCTGGCCTGGCATGAGCTCGAAACACGGCGGATCGCCAGCGTGAAGGCGCGCACTGATGCCCGCTCGGCGCAGGCGAAGGTCCGGGCCATCGGTTCTCCCACGAGCGCTGGTGTGCTCCAGATCCGCAGCCCGATCACCGGCACGGTGGCCGCCCTCGATGCCAGTCAAGGATCGGTGTTGCAGGCCGGTAGTGATCTGGCGGAGATCACCGATACCTCGGGCCGTGAACTGCGCTTCATGGTGTCGCCTCTGTTGGCCGCCAACCTGCAGAGCGATCAGGTGCTGCGCGTGAAAGCAGGGAGCCAGGAATTGCGCGCCCGGGTGGTGGCCGTCGCGCCGGATTCCGCCAGCGCCAACCGCGTGATGATCGTGCGCGCCACGCCCGTGGCAGGGGCTTTACCCCCTGCTGGCACAGCGGTGACAGCCTTTGCCCTGGTGCCGTCGAGCGAGCGGCAGTTCACCGTGCCGCGGCAGGCGGTGCAACTGCTGAACGGTGAGCCGGTGGTCTATCGCTATCAGCGCGGCTCCGCCCAGCCGTTGCGGGTGGTGCTCGGGCCAGCCCGATCGGATCAAGTGGAGATTGTGCAGGGGTTACAGGGCGGTGAGCAGATCCTCAGTGGCAACACGGCTGTGTTGCTCCAGGGCGATGCGCCTGCACGCTGA
- a CDS encoding efflux RND transporter permease subunit, with protein sequence MIEALLNTTLRFSIARRWLVVVAAVVVSVAGLVMLRQMPLDVFPPFAPPQVDVQITADGLSPEEVETRITLPVESALNGIAGVETVRSSSKAGLSMVQVVFNQNADIYRARQSVSERMQQVETQLPANAAAPEISPLVSPLGTILQVAFTVEPGGTTSLMDLQQLVLRSYRNPILAVPGVAQITVYGGEEAQYQVLLDPQELQVKGVSLKAVMQGVSAAMSTSPGGFLVGGGQERLIRPLAQIQQTSDLADVAVADQQGRPVLLSTLAEVKRGPALKRGDASFNGQPAVVLMVIKQPDVDTPTVTRAVEQRIAELNRTLPKDVRVKRTFRQSNFIDTALRNVSESLLLGIVIVSLVIVAFLMNWRAAVITLSAIPLSLLIGLMLMKAFGLGLNTMTLGGLVVAIGSVVDDSIVDMENCYRGLRRNQSSPTPRSPLQVVFDTSVEVRQPVLFSTLIIAVVFAPIFSLTGVEGRIFAPMGLAYLFSIGASTLVAVTLSPALCAILLAPVQLPPENTWIANRCERIYRPWLAMALAQPQRLLAIALSLVVGTALILPSLGRVFLPEFREQSLVNSMVLYPGVSLEMTNRAGLALTRSLQDSPLVEWVQLRTGRAPGDADGAGVNLAHVDVELSAKAMDNRPAAIAELRKAFLKIPGVAPNIGGFISHRMDEVLSGVRSAIAIKIYGTDLAELRRLGEAVVKVVEPIEGVVDLQLEPQLPIPQIQIHYDRPLAAALGLSIEDLAQAVEIALNGKVAGHVVEAGVRSDVLVQLNAASRSSLDAIRALPVAFSNGMTVPLGSVAWVEEGLGNNIVNREDVSRLIVVSANVSGRALGSVVRDIQRAVARDVRLPQGYAIRYGGQFESEERATGSLVLYSLVAAVVITLLMITAVKSLPATVAIMLNLPLALVGGVVAVLLSGAVLSVASLIGFITLFGVAVRNGLLLVDNYNRRHAAGQPLHTVIAEGSLERLNAILMTALSSAMGTLPLAVAFGAGSEILQPLAVVVLGGLITSTALTLLVIPALYARFGRWLLPAPQLASLSADL encoded by the coding sequence ATGATCGAAGCGCTGCTCAACACCACCCTGCGCTTCTCGATCGCCCGCCGCTGGCTGGTGGTGGTGGCCGCCGTGGTGGTCAGCGTTGCTGGCCTGGTGATGCTCCGCCAGATGCCGCTGGATGTGTTTCCGCCGTTCGCCCCACCACAAGTAGATGTGCAGATCACAGCCGATGGCCTGTCGCCGGAGGAGGTGGAAACGCGCATCACCCTGCCGGTGGAATCGGCGCTGAATGGCATCGCCGGCGTGGAGACCGTGCGCTCCTCCTCCAAGGCGGGGCTCTCCATGGTGCAGGTGGTGTTCAACCAGAACGCCGACATCTATCGGGCCCGCCAATCGGTGTCTGAGCGGATGCAGCAGGTGGAAACCCAGTTGCCGGCCAATGCCGCAGCGCCGGAGATCTCACCGCTGGTGTCGCCTCTCGGCACGATTCTTCAGGTCGCCTTCACGGTGGAACCCGGCGGCACCACGTCGCTGATGGATCTGCAACAGCTGGTGCTGCGCTCCTATCGCAACCCGATCCTGGCGGTGCCTGGGGTGGCGCAGATCACTGTCTATGGCGGGGAAGAAGCGCAGTATCAGGTGCTCCTTGATCCGCAGGAGCTGCAGGTGAAAGGGGTCAGCCTCAAAGCTGTGATGCAGGGGGTCTCGGCGGCGATGTCCACCAGCCCGGGAGGCTTCCTGGTGGGCGGCGGCCAGGAGCGCCTGATCCGGCCGCTGGCTCAGATCCAGCAGACGAGCGATCTGGCGGATGTGGCGGTGGCTGATCAGCAGGGCCGGCCTGTGCTCCTCTCCACCCTGGCCGAAGTCAAGCGAGGACCGGCTTTGAAGCGGGGCGACGCCAGCTTCAACGGTCAACCGGCGGTGGTGCTGATGGTGATCAAGCAGCCGGATGTGGATACGCCAACAGTCACCCGTGCGGTGGAGCAGCGCATCGCTGAGCTCAATCGCACCCTGCCGAAAGATGTGCGGGTGAAGCGCACCTTCCGGCAGAGCAATTTCATCGACACCGCGCTGCGCAATGTGAGCGAATCGCTGTTGCTCGGGATCGTGATCGTGTCGCTGGTGATCGTGGCCTTTCTGATGAACTGGCGCGCCGCCGTGATCACCCTCAGCGCCATTCCACTGTCGCTGTTGATCGGCCTGATGTTGATGAAGGCCTTTGGCCTTGGCCTCAACACCATGACCCTGGGCGGTTTGGTGGTGGCGATCGGCTCGGTGGTCGACGACTCGATCGTCGACATGGAGAACTGCTACCGCGGTCTGCGCCGCAATCAGAGCAGTCCCACACCACGATCGCCGCTGCAGGTGGTGTTCGACACCTCGGTGGAGGTGCGTCAGCCGGTGCTGTTCTCCACCTTGATCATTGCGGTGGTGTTTGCTCCGATCTTCTCGCTCACGGGGGTGGAGGGCCGCATCTTTGCGCCGATGGGCCTGGCTTATCTCTTCTCGATCGGTGCCTCCACCCTGGTGGCGGTGACGCTCTCGCCAGCCCTTTGCGCGATTTTGCTGGCGCCGGTGCAGCTGCCGCCCGAAAACACCTGGATCGCCAACCGCTGCGAACGGATCTATCGGCCCTGGCTGGCGATGGCCCTGGCGCAACCGCAGCGGCTGCTCGCGATCGCCCTGAGCCTGGTGGTGGGCACCGCGCTGATCCTGCCCAGCCTGGGCCGGGTGTTCCTGCCGGAGTTCCGCGAGCAGTCGCTGGTGAATTCGATGGTGCTCTATCCAGGTGTGTCGCTGGAGATGACCAATCGCGCCGGCCTGGCGTTGACGCGCTCCCTGCAGGACAGCCCGCTGGTGGAGTGGGTGCAGCTGCGCACCGGCCGTGCCCCCGGCGATGCCGACGGAGCCGGGGTGAACCTGGCCCACGTGGATGTGGAGCTGAGCGCCAAAGCGATGGACAACAGGCCCGCCGCGATTGCGGAACTGCGCAAGGCCTTCCTGAAGATTCCCGGAGTGGCCCCGAACATCGGTGGCTTCATCTCGCACCGCATGGATGAGGTGCTCTCCGGTGTGCGCAGCGCCATCGCCATCAAGATCTATGGCACCGATCTGGCGGAATTGCGGCGCCTCGGCGAAGCCGTGGTGAAGGTGGTGGAGCCGATTGAGGGGGTGGTGGATCTACAGCTGGAGCCCCAACTGCCCATCCCCCAGATCCAGATCCACTACGACCGCCCCCTGGCGGCTGCCCTCGGGCTGAGCATCGAGGATCTGGCCCAGGCCGTGGAGATCGCGCTCAACGGCAAGGTGGCGGGCCATGTTGTGGAAGCCGGCGTGCGCAGCGATGTGCTCGTGCAGCTCAATGCCGCCAGCCGCAGCAGCCTCGATGCCATCCGCGCCCTGCCGGTGGCCTTCTCCAATGGCATGACCGTGCCCCTCGGCAGCGTGGCCTGGGTGGAAGAGGGTCTCGGCAACAACATCGTCAACCGGGAAGATGTCTCCCGCCTGATCGTTGTTTCCGCCAACGTGAGCGGCCGCGCTCTGGGTTCGGTGGTGCGGGACATCCAGAGGGCCGTGGCTCGCGATGTTCGCCTGCCGCAGGGCTACGCGATCCGCTACGGCGGTCAGTTCGAGTCAGAAGAACGTGCCACAGGCAGCCTGGTGCTCTACAGCCTGGTGGCGGCGGTGGTGATCACGTTGTTGATGATCACAGCCGTGAAATCACTGCCCGCCACTGTCGCGATCATGCTCAATCTGCCGCTGGCATTGGTGGGTGGTGTGGTGGCGGTGCTGCTCAGTGGTGCGGTGTTGTCGGTGGCCTCGCTGATCGGCTTCATCACGTTGTTCGGTGTAGCCGTGCGCAATGGATTGCTGCTGGTGGACAACTACAACCGCCGCCATGCCGCTGGTCAGCCTCTGCACACCGTGATTGCGGAGGGAAGCCTGGAGCGCCTCAACGCCATCTTGATGACGGCGCTGTCCTCGGCCATGGGAACGCTGCCTCTGGCTGTGGCCTTTGGCGCCGGCAGTGAAATCCTGCAGCCGCTGGCGGTGGTGGTGCTCGGCGGCCTGATCACGTCCACCGCGCTCACCCTGCTGGTGATCCCGGCTCTCTATGCCCGTTTCGGTCGCTGGTTGCTCCCCGCACCACAGCTTGCATCGCTCTCTGCAGACCTCTGA
- a CDS encoding efflux RND transporter periplasmic adaptor subunit, with amino-acid sequence MIHRIVQGSASALVASAALLLTAPAWSHVGHGDEFQQQGDVRQVKANTETDALLGVTATPPQQGPEGLSVPTAAVVQADGKPLVFVKTATTYDPVFVQTGPTLGDQIVITEGLDPTDDVVVNGALSLYAESKKTQQAEPSAAEASADRPADQPEGNSALIAGGVAAALVVAAGATLTLRRKQQGE; translated from the coding sequence TTGATCCATCGCATTGTTCAAGGGAGTGCCTCCGCTCTGGTCGCCTCCGCGGCGTTGCTGCTGACGGCCCCTGCCTGGTCCCACGTGGGCCATGGGGATGAATTTCAGCAGCAGGGGGATGTGCGCCAGGTGAAGGCGAACACCGAAACCGATGCCCTGTTGGGTGTGACGGCCACTCCACCCCAACAGGGCCCGGAGGGTCTCAGTGTGCCGACGGCCGCGGTTGTTCAGGCGGATGGCAAACCACTGGTGTTCGTGAAGACGGCCACCACCTACGACCCGGTCTTCGTTCAGACCGGTCCCACCCTTGGCGATCAGATCGTGATCACCGAGGGCCTCGATCCCACCGACGACGTGGTGGTGAACGGCGCCCTCTCGCTGTATGCCGAATCGAAAAAAACGCAGCAGGCCGAACCCTCCGCCGCTGAGGCCAGTGCCGATCGCCCAGCTGATCAACCTGAAGGCAACAGCGCTCTGATCGCTGGTGGCGTCGCTGCTGCCCTGGTGGTGGCCGCCGGGGCAACGCTGACCCTGCGCCGCAAGCAGCAGGGCGAATGA
- the rppA gene encoding two-component system response regulator RppA, whose translation MPLRILLVEDEPDLAESLVAVLEQQGHVVDHCSDGLSAWTLLSGDLARYELALVDWMVPQLSGVELCRRLRAAGFTVPVLLLTARDGTADRVEGLDAGADDYLSKPFAMEELLARVRALQRRHPGYREPQLQVGSYSLDPSRSELTVQAPTGAVRVPLSAKELQLLTYFMEHSGDILSGSRLRNQLWDLHQDPVSNVVAAQVRLLRRKLADHGLPSPITTVPSRGYRFDADATGSALQPS comes from the coding sequence ATGCCCTTGCGGATCCTGCTGGTGGAAGACGAGCCGGATCTGGCTGAATCCCTGGTCGCCGTTCTGGAGCAGCAGGGCCATGTGGTGGACCACTGCAGCGATGGCCTCTCCGCCTGGACCTTGCTCAGCGGTGATCTGGCGCGCTACGAGCTGGCGCTTGTGGACTGGATGGTGCCGCAGCTCAGTGGTGTTGAGCTCTGCCGGCGCCTGCGCGCCGCAGGCTTCACCGTGCCGGTGTTGTTGTTGACGGCCCGCGATGGCACCGCCGACCGGGTGGAAGGACTCGATGCGGGTGCGGACGACTACCTGAGCAAGCCGTTCGCCATGGAGGAACTGCTCGCCCGGGTGCGCGCCTTGCAGCGCCGCCATCCGGGCTACCGCGAACCGCAGCTGCAGGTTGGCAGCTACAGCCTGGATCCCTCCCGCAGCGAGCTGACGGTGCAGGCGCCAACTGGCGCGGTGCGTGTGCCGCTCTCGGCCAAGGAATTGCAGCTGCTCACCTATTTCATGGAGCACTCCGGAGACATCCTCAGCGGTTCCCGCCTGCGCAACCAGCTGTGGGACCTGCATCAGGACCCGGTGAGCAATGTGGTGGCGGCGCAGGTGCGGCTGTTGCGCCGCAAGCTCGCCGATCACGGTCTGCCGTCGCCGATCACCACGGTGCCCTCCCGCGGCTATCGCTTTGATGCAGACGCCACGGGCAGCGCCTTGCAGCCGAGCTGA
- a CDS encoding cell wall metabolism sensor histidine kinase WalK yields MIRRARLRLAGLSLLVMGSILYAAGFSMGRLLLQAQEQALQSELVNLAGTLHDSLKPVLPPPSAGPASLATVLPGLCLADRPCPVPTTLIERHALGVTDPERFQLQILNGEGEVVATSPPSREPTPGSLMLTTSVVLHRSHGDQEQDWGSLRLSRSLAGLEAEAQRLWWLGHGVFVLALVVIALASWWLAGLAMAPLIEAYQRQEQFSADVAHELRTPLANLLAVAEAQRAQPGIERVLAQGQRLQQLIADLLLLASLERPGAKTPMQRCDLAEITADVVEDWSEIAVASEQTLSMALEAETTTLRGNERELSRLLINLISNALQHSPCGGTVEVRLETQGRWLALSVRDQGPGISLEDQQRIFERFTRLQPDRSRQNGGSGLGLAIAQAIANRHGGEIRVASEPGHGATFTALLPAAG; encoded by the coding sequence TTGATCCGGCGTGCACGTCTGCGGCTGGCGGGCCTCTCCCTGCTCGTGATGGGGAGCATCCTCTATGCAGCGGGATTCTCGATGGGCCGGCTGTTGCTGCAGGCCCAGGAACAGGCCCTGCAGAGCGAGCTGGTCAACCTGGCCGGCACCCTGCACGACAGCCTCAAGCCCGTGCTCCCGCCGCCCTCAGCAGGACCTGCCTCACTGGCCACGGTGCTGCCAGGGCTTTGCCTGGCGGATCGCCCCTGCCCTGTGCCCACAACCCTGATCGAGCGCCATGCGCTCGGCGTCACCGATCCGGAACGGTTTCAGCTGCAGATCCTCAACGGTGAGGGAGAGGTTGTGGCCACATCCCCACCATCTCGGGAGCCAACCCCCGGTTCGCTGATGCTCACCACCAGCGTTGTGCTGCACCGCTCTCACGGCGATCAGGAACAGGACTGGGGCAGCTTGCGCCTCAGCCGCAGCCTCGCTGGCCTGGAGGCGGAGGCACAGCGCCTGTGGTGGCTCGGCCACGGCGTGTTTGTGCTGGCCTTGGTGGTGATCGCGCTGGCGAGCTGGTGGCTGGCCGGCCTGGCGATGGCACCGTTGATCGAGGCCTACCAGCGCCAGGAGCAATTCAGCGCGGATGTGGCCCATGAGCTGCGCACGCCCCTGGCCAACTTGCTTGCTGTTGCTGAGGCTCAACGTGCCCAACCTGGAATCGAGCGGGTTCTGGCTCAGGGCCAACGGCTGCAGCAGCTGATCGCCGATCTGTTGCTACTGGCCAGCCTGGAGCGGCCCGGCGCCAAGACGCCGATGCAGCGCTGCGACCTGGCTGAGATCACAGCGGATGTTGTGGAGGACTGGTCCGAGATCGCGGTGGCATCGGAGCAGACCTTGTCGATGGCGCTGGAAGCAGAGACCACCACGCTGCGCGGAAACGAGCGGGAACTGAGCCGGCTTCTGATCAATCTGATCAGCAATGCGCTGCAGCACTCACCCTGTGGTGGAACGGTGGAAGTGCGCCTGGAAACTCAGGGCCGCTGGTTGGCTTTGAGCGTTCGCGATCAAGGCCCCGGCATCTCGCTGGAGGATCAACAGCGGATCTTTGAGCGCTTCACACGCCTGCAACCGGATCGCTCGCGTCAGAACGGCGGCAGTGGCCTGGGGCTGGCCATCGCTCAGGCGATCGCCAACCGCCATGGGGGAGAGATCCGCGTGGCGTCAGAACCGGGGCACGGAGCCACATTCACGGCACTGCTGCCAGCGGCCGGCTGA
- a CDS encoding DUF411 domain-containing protein, which translates to MPTLPLALALAGLSVAATAPSHAAEVVAAYRSASCGCCKGWLDHIRKAGFTVQDHVVNNLPAIKRRYGVPGALGSCHTATINGYVIEGHVPVSAIQKLLKERPKVAGIAVPGMPLGSPGMESTLRSETYTVFTFTRTGVIKPFQTVKG; encoded by the coding sequence ATGCCCACGCTCCCTCTGGCCCTCGCTCTGGCGGGCCTCTCCGTAGCGGCCACCGCACCTAGCCACGCCGCAGAGGTCGTGGCGGCCTACCGCTCCGCCAGCTGCGGTTGTTGCAAGGGCTGGCTCGATCACATCAGGAAAGCCGGCTTCACGGTGCAGGACCACGTCGTGAACAACCTGCCGGCGATCAAGCGGCGCTACGGCGTTCCCGGCGCCCTCGGCTCCTGCCACACCGCCACGATCAACGGGTATGTCATTGAGGGCCATGTACCGGTGTCGGCGATCCAGAAGCTGCTCAAGGAGCGCCCCAAGGTGGCTGGCATCGCCGTGCCCGGCATGCCCCTGGGCTCACCCGGCATGGAGTCGACGCTGCGGAGTGAGACCTACACCGTGTTCACCTTCACCAGAACAGGGGTGATCAAGCCGTTCCAGACGGTGAAGGGTTGA